Genomic window (Pseudothauera hydrothermalis):
CAGACTGTTTTCACCAAGGTAGTAGTTGTAGATCACCGTGGTGAAGCCGAAGAGCATCAACGCAACGCTGACAAACACCCGCCCCCACTCACCGACATGGCCGGCCAGCGAAGCCTGTGTCAGCGCCACGCCACCGACCTCACTGGTCACGCCGGGCTGGTACACCGAGCCCAACAGCACGATGAAGGCGGTGCAGGAACACAGCACCAACGTGTCGATGAACACCGAAAAAGCCTGAACCACACCCTGGCTGGCCGGGTGCGGCACATAGGCCACCGCAGCCACATTGGGCGCGCTACCCAGTCCAGCCTCGTTGGAAAACAGCCCCCGCTTGACCCCCATCATGATGGCTGCGCCGATGCCGCCGCCGATCGCCGGCTCCAGGCCGAAGGCGCTCTTGACGATCAGCACAAACACCGCGGGAAGAGCCTCCAGGTTCAAAGCCACCACCGCCAGCGCGATTGCCAGGTAACCAATGGCCATCACCGGCACCAACACTTCGGCCACTACCGCGATCCGCCTGACCCCGCCGACCACAATGGCTGCCAGCACCGCAGCCAAACCTATGCCACTGGCCAGTACCGGAATGCCGAATGCATCTTCCAAGGATGTGGCTACCGAGTACGACTGCAGCGCATTGAAACCAAAGCCGAAGGTGACCAGCAGCAGCGCCGAATACAATCCAGCCAGCCATGCCCACTTCGCACCCATGCCGCGGGTGATGTAATACGCCGGCCCGCCGCGGTAGGTGCCGTCCGGCTCGGCCCGCTTATAAGCCTGCGCCAGCGTGCATTCAAAAAAGCTGGTGGCCATGCCGATCAGGCCGACCACCCACATCCAGAAAACCGCCCCCGGCCCACCAAGAGTGATCGCCACCGCCACGCCAGCGATGTTGCCACCGCCCACGCGGCCGGCCACTGACAGCATCAGCGCCTGGAAAGAGGACAAATGCCCATGCTTGTCGCGCGAGAATGCCTGGTTGGCACTCAAAATGCGGAACATGCGACCAAAATAGCGCAACTGCACAAAGCGTGAGCTGATCGTAAACAACAGGCCCAGGCCGATCAGCACCACGATCAGCACTTTGCTCCACAACAGATCATTGAGCAGATCAAGCATGGCGGCATCCTCCCCATCGGCGGCCCCCATGGCCGATCATGTCGCCCGCAGGGCGTGAGGAATTCGAGAAAGTGTGCATACGGGTCTCCATTGCGGCGCACGGCCGCTGTTGTCGTTTGATATGGAATGCGCATTTGACCAAGCGATAGGCACGGATTGAATTTGCCAAGCTGATTCAATTCGTCGCGACTTGACGCACAAAATGCGCCATACTGCGCCACTTTCATTCGCCGCAGCCGCCGCTGCAATAGTTGTCTGCCATGAACGAAGACTTTGCCCGCAACCTGCGCCTGCTATGCAGTTACTATCGCTCGATCGCCGAGGTCTGCCGCCGAATCGGCATCAACCGACCGCAATTCAATCGCTATCTGAGCGGACGCCATCTGCCGGCAGCAAACACGCTGCGCCGTTTCTGCGATTTTTTCGGTGTCGAGGAACACGAGATCATGCTGCCCAGCGCACAATTCCAGCGCCTGGTGCAAGTGCGTCCGCGCAGCGGCGCGGTGCCGGCTTCAAACGCACCCGAAGCGCCCCATTTGGCGCGGCTGCGCGAGATCGGCAGCGCCGGGCTAGACAAGTATCTGGGGTACTACTTCGAGACCTATCTGTCGATGGCCTGCCCGGGACGCATCCTACGCACCCTGGTATGCCTGGAACAGCGCGAGGAAGGAATTTATTACCAGCGTACCGAGCGGCTGATCGAGCATCCGCGGGAGAAGGCTTATCACGGCATCTACCTAGGCACTGCGCACTTTCTCACCGACCGAATTTTTCTCACCGATTATGAGACGCTGACCGGTTTGGAAATCACCCAAACCATTCTTTTTCCCTCGTTCAAGAACCGGGTCACCCGCCTGGCCGGGCTCAAATTGGGTGTGTCGGGCAGCGGCGAGCGCATGCCGTGTTGCGCCCGGGTCGTGTATGAATATCTCGGCCCACGCATCGACGTGCGTCGCGCCCTGCGGTTATGTGGGCTCTATGAGATGGACGATCCTCAGATCGACGAAGCCACCCGGCTTGCGGTCGTCAACACCTCTACCGCTGGTGAGTGGCATTTTCGCGCACGCTTCTGACGCGCGAAGCGAGCACAAAACAAAAAACGCCGGCCCGAAGGCCGGCGCTTTGTTTGCATGATACTTGGGGCGACATACCGGTCTCGAACCGGTGACCTTTGGAGCCACAATCCAACGCTCTACCAACTGAGCTAATGCCGCCACCATCAGGATCTCGGCAAACGCCGAGGCCCGAAAAACTTTTTACTTTGGCCTGCCCGGCAGGGATCGAACCTGCAACCCCCGGCTTAGAAGGCCGGTGCTCTATCCAATTGAGCTACGGGCAGATTCCGCGCGGGCATCATGGGGTGAGCTGGTCGGGGTGGAGGGATTTGAACCCCCGACATCTTGCTCCCAAAGCAAGCGCGCTACCGGACTGCGCTACACCCCGAGAGCGGCGAATCATACACACTCCACAGAAAGGCGTCAAACGTCTGAATGCGACGTCTGAGCACGAACAACTTACCGGCGCAAAACACAGCATATTCCGACGGTCCACGGCGACCGCTAGAAATTTCCCTTTACCGATATGCGCGGCTTGCCGGCCCCGAACCTTTCTGCTATTAAAACGCTTCCCTAAAAAACGGAAGTCGTAGTCATGGCAGAAGACATCCTGCACAAGCAGTTTCCGCCCTATGTTCCCGCCAAGGGCGAGGATTATATGAGCGAGAAGCAGTTGACACACTTCCGTAACATCCTCGACACGCTCAAGCGCGAGCTGATGGACGACATCGAACGCACGGTGCACACACTGCAAGACGAAGCCACGGTATTTGCCGACCCCAATGATCGCGCCAGCCAGGAATCGGACATCGCCTTGGAGTTGCGTAACCGCGATCGCGAACGCAAACTCATCAAGAAAATCGACGAAGCGCTCAAGCGCATCGAGGACGGCGAGTACGGTTATTGCGACAACTGTGGCGTGGAAATCGGCCTCAAGCGCCTGGAAGCCCGCCCCACCGCCACGCTGTGTATCGACTGCAAAACGCTGGAGGAAATGCGTGAACGGCAAATCGCCAAGTAACCCAGATAATTTTCGCGACTGCCGCAACAAATAAAAAGGGACGCTCACCGCGTCCCTTTTGTTGTTACCGACTTCAAGCGATTGCCTTAGCCAGCGTTTTGCGGCTCCAACAGGGCTTTCATCGACAGACGAATCTTGCCACGCTCATCGGTTTCCAGCACCTTGACCCGTACCACCTGGCCTTCTTTGACATAGTCGGCCACGTTATTTATGCGCTCGTTGGCAATCTGGGAGACGTGCAACAGACCGTCACGGCCCGGCATGATGTTCACAATCGCGCCGAAATCGAGCAGACGCACCACGGTGCCCTCATAGACCTTGCCAACCTCGACCTCGGCGGTAATTGCCTCGATTTTTTCCTTGGCAGCCTGGGCGCTGTCCCCGCTGACTGAGGAGATCGTCACCGTGCCGTCATCTTCGATTTCGATGACCGCGCCGGTCTCTTCCTGCAGCGCACGGATGACCGCACCACCTTTGCCGATCACGTCGCGGATTTTTTCCGGATTGATCTTCATGGTGATCATGCGTGGGGCAAACTCGGAAACCTCGCCACGCGCCGCGCCCAGCGCCGCCTTCATTTTCTCCAGAATATGCAAGCGACCCTCGCCGGCCTGCGCCAGCGCAACCTGCATGATTTCCTTGGTAATACCCTGGATCTTGATGTCCATTTGCAAGGCGGTAATACCTTTTTCGGTCCCCGCGACCTTGAAATCCATGTCACCAAGATGATCCTCGTCACCCAGGATGTCGGTCAGCACGGCAAAGCGGTTACCCTCCTTGATCAGCCCCATGGCAATACCGGCGACATGCGCTTTCATTGGCACGCCCGCATCCATCAGCGCAAGCGACCCGCCGCACACCGTGGCCATCGAACTAGAGCCGTTGGACTCGGTGATTTCCGACACCAGGCGGATGGTGTAGCTGAATTCTTCACTGGAGGGCAAAGCAGCCACTAAAGCACGCTTAGCCAGGCGACCGTGACCGACCTCACGGCGCTTGGTCACGCCAAAGCGGCCGGTCTCCCCGGTGCAAAACGGCGGGAAGTTGTAGTGCAGCATGAAGTTTTCTCGATACTCCCCGGAGATCGCGTCGATGATCTGCTCGTCGCGACCGGTGCCCAGCGTAGCCACCACCAGCGCCTGGGTCTCGCCACGGGTAAACAGCGCCGAGCCATGCGTGCGCGGCAATACACCGACCCGGATGTCGATCGGCCGCACGGTCCGGGTATCGCGCCCGTCGATCCGCGGCTCGCCATTGAGGATACGACTCCTTACGATCTTGGATTCGAGACTGAAAAAGATGTCTTTGATCTCATTGACCGACGGCGGGTTATCCACCCCTTCGGTCAGTTCCGCAATGACGCGCTTACGGATGTCGGCCAAGCGTTCGCTACGCGCCTGCTTGCTGGTGATGTTGAACGCCTGCTCCAGATCGGCCTGCGCCAGTTCGGTGATGCGGGCAATCAAGGGTTCATTGACCGGCGGCGGCTGCCAATCCCACTCGGGCTTGCCGGCGACCTCGACCAGCTCATTGATCGCACGGATGGCGTGCTGCATCTGCTCATGACCAAAAACGACCGCGCCCAGCATGACCTCTTCGGAAAGTTCCTTGGCTTCCGATTCGACCATCAGCACTGCGGCCTCGGTACCGGCAACCACCAGGTTCAGTTCGCTCGTCTTGAGTTGCTCGGCGGTCGGATTGAGCAAATACTGGCCGTTGGCATAGCCTACGCGTGCCGCGCCAATCGGACCATTGAACGGGATGCCAGACAGTGCGAGCGCGGCCGAGGAGCCAATCATTGCCGGAATGTCGGGATCGATCTCCGGATTCAGCGACAGCACCGTGGCAATGACCTGCACTTCGTTGTAGAAGCCGTCCGGGAAAAGCGGACGAATCGGACGGTCGATCAGCCGGGAAGTCAGGATTTCCTTTTCGGTCGGGCGCCCTTCGCGCTTGAAGAAGCCGCCGGGGATGCGGCCAGCGGCATAGAACTTTTCGACATAATCGACCGTC
Coding sequences:
- a CDS encoding helix-turn-helix domain-containing protein, with product MNEDFARNLRLLCSYYRSIAEVCRRIGINRPQFNRYLSGRHLPAANTLRRFCDFFGVEEHEIMLPSAQFQRLVQVRPRSGAVPASNAPEAPHLARLREIGSAGLDKYLGYYFETYLSMACPGRILRTLVCLEQREEGIYYQRTERLIEHPREKAYHGIYLGTAHFLTDRIFLTDYETLTGLEITQTILFPSFKNRVTRLAGLKLGVSGSGERMPCCARVVYEYLGPRIDVRRALRLCGLYEMDDPQIDEATRLAVVNTSTAGEWHFRARF
- the dksA gene encoding RNA polymerase-binding protein DksA — its product is MAEDILHKQFPPYVPAKGEDYMSEKQLTHFRNILDTLKRELMDDIERTVHTLQDEATVFADPNDRASQESDIALELRNRDRERKLIKKIDEALKRIEDGEYGYCDNCGVEIGLKRLEARPTATLCIDCKTLEEMRERQIAK
- a CDS encoding alanine/glycine:cation symporter family protein, which encodes MLDLLNDLLWSKVLIVVLIGLGLLFTISSRFVQLRYFGRMFRILSANQAFSRDKHGHLSSFQALMLSVAGRVGGGNIAGVAVAITLGGPGAVFWMWVVGLIGMATSFFECTLAQAYKRAEPDGTYRGGPAYYITRGMGAKWAWLAGLYSALLLVTFGFGFNALQSYSVATSLEDAFGIPVLASGIGLAAVLAAIVVGGVRRIAVVAEVLVPVMAIGYLAIALAVVALNLEALPAVFVLIVKSAFGLEPAIGGGIGAAIMMGVKRGLFSNEAGLGSAPNVAAVAYVPHPASQGVVQAFSVFIDTLVLCSCTAFIVLLGSVYQPGVTSEVGGVALTQASLAGHVGEWGRVFVSVALMLFGFTTVIYNYYLGENSLAFFSERNPLLIALYRVVAIGLCGWGATTDLGTAFAFADVTMGALALVNLFALAMLFKRGLRLMRDFDEQIAAGVDEPVFDVTKFADLNIDPQAWTLEEEDAQRAAHARLRTA
- the pnp gene encoding polyribonucleotide nucleotidyltransferase, which translates into the protein MPYAIKKTFAYGAHTVTLETGEIARQAGGAVIVNMDDTVVLATVVAAKEAKPGQDFFPLTVDYVEKFYAAGRIPGGFFKREGRPTEKEILTSRLIDRPIRPLFPDGFYNEVQVIATVLSLNPEIDPDIPAMIGSSAALALSGIPFNGPIGAARVGYANGQYLLNPTAEQLKTSELNLVVAGTEAAVLMVESEAKELSEEVMLGAVVFGHEQMQHAIRAINELVEVAGKPEWDWQPPPVNEPLIARITELAQADLEQAFNITSKQARSERLADIRKRVIAELTEGVDNPPSVNEIKDIFFSLESKIVRSRILNGEPRIDGRDTRTVRPIDIRVGVLPRTHGSALFTRGETQALVVATLGTGRDEQIIDAISGEYRENFMLHYNFPPFCTGETGRFGVTKRREVGHGRLAKRALVAALPSSEEFSYTIRLVSEITESNGSSSMATVCGGSLALMDAGVPMKAHVAGIAMGLIKEGNRFAVLTDILGDEDHLGDMDFKVAGTEKGITALQMDIKIQGITKEIMQVALAQAGEGRLHILEKMKAALGAARGEVSEFAPRMITMKINPEKIRDVIGKGGAVIRALQEETGAVIEIEDDGTVTISSVSGDSAQAAKEKIEAITAEVEVGKVYEGTVVRLLDFGAIVNIMPGRDGLLHVSQIANERINNVADYVKEGQVVRVKVLETDERGKIRLSMKALLEPQNAG